One part of the Humulus lupulus chromosome 9, drHumLupu1.1, whole genome shotgun sequence genome encodes these proteins:
- the LOC133800454 gene encoding probable ribose-5-phosphate isomerase 4, chloroplastic isoform X2 produces MASLAIPSSMPPTKSSPLPPLMATASPKHWSSASASTSRRRKLNPLRISALSLPDSSPLLKAAHHTVDTFIKSGMVVGLGSGQASTMAIQYLGQQLRTGAFKDIVGVPMSVVSANEAAKEEIPLHDFQDNSRIDFAFDDADVIEEGTLTAIIGRRSSQGDESLFQEKSILNAAENLVFMISKNQYKGGLEGSIPVLVNSLNWLEPAEEIDDLFLGDAEVWRRPSIGYADPLGGDFPFVTREGHNVLDVIFTSPILSLEKVAESLDKIDGVVDHGVISKFPCTVVIASESGLYIVDNVSKNPVKGT; encoded by the exons ATGGCGTCCTTAGCCATACCTTCATCCATGCCACCGACCAAATCATCGCCTTTACCACCATTAATGGCTACTGCAAGTCCCAAGCATTGGTCCTCAGCTTCAGCTTCAACTTCCAGAAGGAGAAAACTCAATCCTCTCAGAATTTCAGCTTTAAGTCTCCCCGATTCGTCTCCTCTGCTAAAAGCAGCTCACCACACT GTGGACACGTTCATTAAAAGTGGCATGGTCGTTGGGTTGGGCTCTGGTCAAGCTTCTACAATGGCAATTCAGTACCTGGGTCAGCAACTTCGTACAGGTGCTTTCAAAGACATTGTGGGAGTACCCAT GTCTGTTGTGAGTGCTAATGAAGCCGCCAAGGAAGAAATACCATTGCACGACTTCCAAGATAATTCTCGA ATTGATTTTGCATTTGATGATGCTGATGTTATAGAAGAAGGCACTCTTACAGCTATTATTGGGAGACGGAGTTCGCAAGGTGATGAGTCCCTTTTCCAAGAGAAG AGTATACTAAATGCAGCTGAAAATCTGGTGTTCATGATATCAAAGAACCAGTACAAAGGTGGTTTGGAGGGTTCCATCCCAGTTTTGGTTAATTCT CTCAACTGGTTGGAACCTGCTGAAGAAATTGATGACTTGTTTTTGGGTGATGCAGAG GTATGGCGGAGACCATCTATAGGATATGCAGATCCACTAGGGGGTGACTTCCCATTTGTCACCAGAGAAGGCCATAATGTTCTTGATGTCATTTTCACATCTCCAATACTAAGCCTTG AGAAAGTTGCAGAAAGCCTTGATAAAATTGATGGGGTTGTTGATCATGGTGTCATTTCTAAGTTCCC ATGTACTGTAGTAATTGCATCAGAAAGTGGCTTGTACATTGTTGATAATGTCTCAAAGAATCCAGTAAAGGGAACCTGA
- the LOC133800454 gene encoding probable ribose-5-phosphate isomerase 4, chloroplastic isoform X3, whose translation MASLAIPSSMPPTKSSPLPPLMATASPKHWSSASASTSRRRKLNPLRISALSLPDSSPLLKAAHHTVDTFIKSGMVVGLGSGQASTMAIQYLGQQLRTGAFKDIVGVPMSVVSANEAAKEEIPLHDFQDNSRIDFAFDDADVIEEGTLTAIIGRRSSQGDESLFQEKSILNAAENLVFMISKNQYKGGLEGSIPVLVNSLNWLEPAEEIDDLFLGDAEVWRRPSIGYADPLGGDFPFVTREGHNVLDVIFTSPILSLEKVAESLDKIDGVVDHGVISKFPVLDHIVSQKL comes from the exons ATGGCGTCCTTAGCCATACCTTCATCCATGCCACCGACCAAATCATCGCCTTTACCACCATTAATGGCTACTGCAAGTCCCAAGCATTGGTCCTCAGCTTCAGCTTCAACTTCCAGAAGGAGAAAACTCAATCCTCTCAGAATTTCAGCTTTAAGTCTCCCCGATTCGTCTCCTCTGCTAAAAGCAGCTCACCACACT GTGGACACGTTCATTAAAAGTGGCATGGTCGTTGGGTTGGGCTCTGGTCAAGCTTCTACAATGGCAATTCAGTACCTGGGTCAGCAACTTCGTACAGGTGCTTTCAAAGACATTGTGGGAGTACCCAT GTCTGTTGTGAGTGCTAATGAAGCCGCCAAGGAAGAAATACCATTGCACGACTTCCAAGATAATTCTCGA ATTGATTTTGCATTTGATGATGCTGATGTTATAGAAGAAGGCACTCTTACAGCTATTATTGGGAGACGGAGTTCGCAAGGTGATGAGTCCCTTTTCCAAGAGAAG AGTATACTAAATGCAGCTGAAAATCTGGTGTTCATGATATCAAAGAACCAGTACAAAGGTGGTTTGGAGGGTTCCATCCCAGTTTTGGTTAATTCT CTCAACTGGTTGGAACCTGCTGAAGAAATTGATGACTTGTTTTTGGGTGATGCAGAG GTATGGCGGAGACCATCTATAGGATATGCAGATCCACTAGGGGGTGACTTCCCATTTGTCACCAGAGAAGGCCATAATGTTCTTGATGTCATTTTCACATCTCCAATACTAAGCCTTG AGAAAGTTGCAGAAAGCCTTGATAAAATTGATGGGGTTGTTGATCATGGTGTCATTTCTAAGTTCCC TGTCCTGGATCACATCGTCTCACAAAAATT gtaa
- the LOC133800454 gene encoding probable ribose-5-phosphate isomerase 4, chloroplastic isoform X1, whose translation MASLAIPSSMPPTKSSPLPPLMATASPKHWSSASASTSRRRKLNPLRISALSLPDSSPLLKAAHHTVDTFIKSGMVVGLGSGQASTMAIQYLGQQLRTGAFKDIVGVPMSVVSANEAAKEEIPLHDFQDNSRIDFAFDDADVIEEGTLTAIIGRRSSQGDESLFQEKSILNAAENLVFMISKNQYKGGLEGSIPVLVNSLNWLEPAEEIDDLFLGDAEVWRRPSIGYADPLGGDFPFVTREGHNVLDVIFTSPILSLEKVAESLDKIDGVVDHGVISKFPVLDHIVSQKLCTVVIASESGLYIVDNVSKNPVKGT comes from the exons ATGGCGTCCTTAGCCATACCTTCATCCATGCCACCGACCAAATCATCGCCTTTACCACCATTAATGGCTACTGCAAGTCCCAAGCATTGGTCCTCAGCTTCAGCTTCAACTTCCAGAAGGAGAAAACTCAATCCTCTCAGAATTTCAGCTTTAAGTCTCCCCGATTCGTCTCCTCTGCTAAAAGCAGCTCACCACACT GTGGACACGTTCATTAAAAGTGGCATGGTCGTTGGGTTGGGCTCTGGTCAAGCTTCTACAATGGCAATTCAGTACCTGGGTCAGCAACTTCGTACAGGTGCTTTCAAAGACATTGTGGGAGTACCCAT GTCTGTTGTGAGTGCTAATGAAGCCGCCAAGGAAGAAATACCATTGCACGACTTCCAAGATAATTCTCGA ATTGATTTTGCATTTGATGATGCTGATGTTATAGAAGAAGGCACTCTTACAGCTATTATTGGGAGACGGAGTTCGCAAGGTGATGAGTCCCTTTTCCAAGAGAAG AGTATACTAAATGCAGCTGAAAATCTGGTGTTCATGATATCAAAGAACCAGTACAAAGGTGGTTTGGAGGGTTCCATCCCAGTTTTGGTTAATTCT CTCAACTGGTTGGAACCTGCTGAAGAAATTGATGACTTGTTTTTGGGTGATGCAGAG GTATGGCGGAGACCATCTATAGGATATGCAGATCCACTAGGGGGTGACTTCCCATTTGTCACCAGAGAAGGCCATAATGTTCTTGATGTCATTTTCACATCTCCAATACTAAGCCTTG AGAAAGTTGCAGAAAGCCTTGATAAAATTGATGGGGTTGTTGATCATGGTGTCATTTCTAAGTTCCC TGTCCTGGATCACATCGTCTCACAAAAATT ATGTACTGTAGTAATTGCATCAGAAAGTGGCTTGTACATTGTTGATAATGTCTCAAAGAATCCAGTAAAGGGAACCTGA